One Vigna radiata var. radiata cultivar VC1973A unplaced genomic scaffold, Vradiata_ver6 scaffold_635, whole genome shotgun sequence DNA segment encodes these proteins:
- the LOC106754307 gene encoding thylakoid lumenal protein TL20.3, chloroplastic-like, which yields MMALNSLSPLSVNSLLVSSSSTSLTSDSHSKPFSVSCQFNSNRDSSEEKRKSVGSSTVLANAEFRKWGKVASATLAAAVIAFGSDMSALADLNKFEAELRGEFGIGSAAQFGSADLRKAVHVNENFR from the exons ATGATGGCGCTCAATTCCTTGTCACCGCTTTCCGTTAATTCTCTTCTTGTATCTTCAAGCTCAACTTCCCTCACTTCGGATTCTCATTCAAAGCCCTTTTCCGTTTCCTGCCAATTCAACTCTAACAGAGATAGCtctgaagaaaaaagaaagagtgtTGGTTCTAGTACAGTGCTTGCCAATGCCGAATTCAGGAAATGGGGGAAAGTGGCTTCGGCCACGTTGGCGGCCGCCGTCATTGCCTTCGGCTCTGACATGTCTGCCCTTGCTGATCTCAACAAATTTGAAGCTGAACTGAGGGGTGAATTTGGGATAGGATCGGCTGCACAATTTGGCTCTGCAGATCTCAG gaaagCAGTGCATGTGAATGAAAATTTcaggtaa